The Chionomys nivalis chromosome 20, mChiNiv1.1, whole genome shotgun sequence genome includes a region encoding these proteins:
- the LOC130863068 gene encoding putative protein FAM90A8, whose amino-acid sequence MVKCKDCGAIGHDSRSSRCPNKCGYSLLVPQPLKTRKEKENQDPHRLLGLPTPGTINQAERDEKPKQVTRQSSDEQQGKAPFTEFPMNSPRMEQDFNLATPSAAHVSGQPLRMQFTRIFGDCWISRFITAAPGCGIERETPPSACPASQENGERTRSQVPWTVLYEDLQVSSSSEDSDGD is encoded by the exons ATG GTGAAATGCAAGGACTGTGGGGCCATTGGTCATGACTCGAGGAGCAGCAGGTGCCCCAACAAGTGCGGCTATAGCCTCCTAGTGCCACAGCCTCTGAAaaccaggaaggagaaagagaaccaGGATCCTCACAGGCTCTTGGGTCTCCCAACACCAGGAACCATAAACCAGGCTGAGAGAGACGAGAAACCGAAACAAGTCACCAGACAGAG TTCTGATGAGCAGCAGGGGAAGGCACCCTTTACGGAATTTCCCATGAATAGTCCAAGAATGGAACAAGACTTCAACTTGGCG ACACCTTCAGCTGCCCATGTTTCAGGCCAACCCCTGAGGATGCAATTCACCAGAATCTTTGGTGACTGCTGGATTTCCAGGTTCATCACAGCGGCCCCAGGATGTGGCATTGAAAGGGAAACACCTCCTTCTGCGTGTCCTGCCTCTCAGGAGAATGGCGAAAGAACACGCTCCCAGGTCCCATGGACTGTCCTTTATGAGGACCTTCAGGTCTCCTCGTCTTCAGAGGACAGTGATGGGGACTGA
- the LOC130862874 gene encoding ubiquitin carboxyl-terminal hydrolase 17-like protein E, giving the protein MEEDPGDIESAKLFLEDPALSSPDQPAQHQDEAQVSAELAARGKYNLRWEKLYDVGAGLKNTGNSCYLNAALQCLTHTPPLVNCLLSWEHSQKRCHQGSCMMCAMKYHVSRSLLRARGAMQPSKMLTAAFHKDKQEDAHEFLMFILDAMHTSCLQESKDLGSTSEHSTLIREIFGGSWRSQIKCLRCQETTNILEPFLDITLDIKAAQSVEQALEALVKEERLCGENAYHCGHCQEKTAASKTLTVQDAPKVLLLVLNRFSEFTGDNKDREVSYPESLYFQPYVSQFSGGPLVYALYAVLVHNGLTCHSGHYFCYVKAGNGQWYKMDDCSVNRCDVTLVLSEPAYVLFYVQQTALTRNSVDAPTGRVTRDLCPKSQVGTFGQRMTNRGSTIETTEPLDLTNKRDTNDFLDQYNMFSDYPSLW; this is encoded by the exons ATGGAGGAGGACCCTGGGGACATAGAGTCTGCTAAGCTGTTCTTAGAAG ATCCTGCCCTGTCATCTCCTGACCAACCAGCCCAGCATCAGGATGAAGCTCAGGTGTCAGCAGAGTTGGCTGCCAGGGGGAAGTACAATCTGAGGTGGGAGAAACTCTATGACGTGGGAGCTGGGCTCAAGAACACGGGGAACAGCTGCTATCTGAATGCTGCCCTGCAGTGTCTGACACACACACCACCGCTTGTCAACTGCCTGCTGTCCTGGGAGCACTCTCAGAAACGCTGTCACCAAGGAAGCTGCATGATGTGTGCTATGAAATATCATGTGTCCCGCAGTCTCCTCCGCGCGAGGGGTGCCATGCAGCCTTCAAAGATGCTGACTGCTGCCTTCCATAAGGACAAGCAGGAAGATGCCCATGAGTTTCTGATGTTCATCTTGGATGCCATGCACACATCCTGTCTCCAAGAAAGCAAGGACTTGGGGTCCACATCTGAGCACAGCACCCTCATCCGTGAGATATTTGGAGGCTCCTGGAGATCTCAGATCAAGTGTCTCCGCTGCCAGGAAACCACAAACATTTTAGAGCCCTTCCTTGACATCACCCTGGATATCAAAGCAGCTCAGAGTGTGGAGCAAGCCTTGGAGGCTTTAGTAAAGGAGGAAAGGCTGTGTGGGGAAAATGCCTACCACTGCGGCCACTGTCAGGAGAAGACGGCAGCTTCCAAGACTCTGACTGTACAGGATGCCCCAAAGGTTCTCCTGCTGGTGTTGAATCGCTTCTCAGAGTTCACAGGTGACAACAAGGACAGGGAAGTGAGCTACCCTGAGTCCCTTTATTTCCAGCCATACGTATCTCAGTTCAGTGGAGGCCCATTGGTGTATGCCCTGTATGCTGTGCTGGTCCATAATGGTCTGACTTGTCATAGTGGCCATTACTTCTGTTATGTCAAAGCTGGCAATGGCCAATGGTATAAGATGGATGACTGTAGTGTCAACAGATGTGATGTGACTTTGGTCCTGAGTGAGCCCGCCTATGTGCTCTTCTACGTCCAGCAGACTGCTCTCACAAGGAATAGTGTGGATGCTCCCACGGGCAGAGTAACCAGGGATCTATGCCCAAAATCCCAGGTAGGAACATTCGGGCAGAGAATGACCAACAGAGGATCCACCATAGAAACGACAGAGCCACTAGATCTCACAAACAAAAGAGATACCAACGATTTCTTAGACCAGTACAATATGTTTTCTGACTACCCAAGCCTGTGGTGA